The Episyrphus balteatus chromosome 4, idEpiBalt1.1, whole genome shotgun sequence genome includes a window with the following:
- the LOC129917698 gene encoding inactive histone-lysine N-methyltransferase 2E-like, with protein MKLLVGRFVLGCMLAVLVLADDVLVDVSTDKPKTSSPDTSTTTITPNITVVDIVTEKVMKSLPELNQRIAPLETPSTTLAPSVPGQNSKIYPKDQVDREIVVIHEKPSGDGHHHGDHGHHDHQGYHDHHHGHDHDYHHPPPPPRQPPMQHHHDHHHPPPHHQHYPHQPYPGYYPPPNYPPYPHGMSQHYGSHGAVAPPPAYPYYPPPVYYNNSPPMKPSATIIQTSSSTSASTQNFPKPGDLLNQGTEYLWNLFGKLGRVEGGAFANGVPLPAQVFFQTKRILNTEK; from the exons ATGAAGCTGCTGGTTGGTCGTTTTGTTTTGG gcTGCATGTTAGCAGTCCTTGTTCTAGCTGATGATGTTCTTGTTGATGTTTCTACAGACAAACCTAAAACTTCATCACCTGATACTTCCACGACAACAATAACTCCCAACATTACTGTTGTTGATATTGTAACCGAAAAAGTAATGAAATCCTTACCGGAATTGAATCAAAGGATTGCACCCTTGGAAACTCCATCGACTACTTTAGCTCCTTCGGTTCCaggtcaaaactcaaaaatatacCCCAAAGACCAAGTCGATCGTGAGATAGTTGTTATTCATGAAAAACCGTCAGGAGATGGACATCATCACGGTGATCATGGACATCATGATCATCAAGGATATCATGATCATCATCATGGTCATGATCATGACTACCATCATCCACCACCACCACCTCGTCAACCACCAATGCAACATCATCatgatcatcatcatcctcCACCACATCATCAACATTATCCCCATCAACCATATCCAGGCTATTATCCACCTCCAAACTATCCACCTTATCCTCATGGAATGTCGCAACATTATGGTTCACACGGTGCAGTTGCACCACCACCAGCATATCCCTATTATCCACCACCAGTTTATTACAATAATTCACCTCCAATGAAACCATCTGCTACAATTATACAAACCAGTAGTTCGACGAGTGCTTCCACCCAGAATTTTCCAAAGCCAGGGGATTTATTGAATCAGGGTACCGAATATCTATGGAATCTGTTTGGTAAACTtggtagggtagaagggggagcatttgccaATGGGGTGCCTTTGCCAGCccaggtttttttccaaaccaaaagaatattaaataccgaaaaataa